ATGTACATGTCATGACAAGAGACAGAAGATCAAAGTGAACAATGAcgataaagaagaaaaagaaaggaagaaaacgCTACATCTTTTTTTGGGAGATGAAGAAAAGATAGGCTGGATACTGCTGTACCTCTATGGTTATGTCTAGGGATCTTAAGTTGAACTCCTGCATCGCCAGGGCTCTTTCTTTGGTCCTCACGTCCTTTATCACCACTGCCATGTTCACAATGTCATTCGCTGCCAGGACCGACTCGTACTCAGAGGGGAGGATGGTGTGGTGGAGCAACAGAACTGCAGAGAATGTAAAGGATGTGGACAAATGAACATGAGGGGAAACAATAGAAGTTGCAAACAATCTCTCGTGTTTGTTTAACATTTCAGTAGAGGTTTCAGTAATATAACTGTGACCAAGCCAATGTGTACTAAAATGAAATACTATTGAATAAAGTAATCCAACAATCATGCCAGAGACTGTACGCATTTATACTGTCCTCTCCTCACCTTCATCCGGCTGTATGTGCACTTCATTGTGTGCTTTCCAGAAGCTCTCCTGCGGGTTGCTGTTGTACTCCTTAAGCTGAGCGTTGAGGTGTTCCAACAGGACCCTGGGCCTGCTTGACTGGTTTCTGACCGTCACACACATGACGATGCTCTTCCCCACTGACGGCACCCCATCTATCCTTAGGGATACCTCCAAACCAGGTGACATTCCTCCTGCGTGGAGATTAAGGGGAGAGATGCGCACAAGTTGTTTCAAATAGCTGCTGGATAAACCGATGAAGAAAAGACAAAGATTGGAAAAGGATAAGATTGCTTTTGTTACATGTGCAACAATTAACTACTGCTATCGGTGCAAACTGGCATGTTTACATGTCAGTTTTAGTCCTTGAACACGGTGCTTTTTGTGTTCATTCAAACACtatatggccaaaagtatgtaaACATGCCTTTAGTGGGATCGGCTGCCTCAATTACAGgtgaggaaaaaagaaaaattatgaaaatgcTTTAATCCAAAGGTCCTTATTTGCGCACACTAATATTACTGCTACTAATATTGATATTACTACTACTAGGCATATTTCATACATACACTACTTGTTAGCATATCTTTTTAAGTAGAAATGGTGCCAGTGGGAATTGACCCTCTGACTAActaacatccaaaacacaagattcactctcagtggtttctgtgacacAATAAGTACTTTCAAAAtactaatgtttaaaagtacAAAGAGGGTGAAAAAACACTTAGCTACCTATAGCACAGTGGTGGTGGACTAAGCCAGTGAATGATTAGACTACGTAGTTCTGCTCACAGTTGAGTAGGTGGTCCTTAATGTGGCTTAGGACACATACTTGTACACAAGAAGGTTGCATTCCCACCTATACTtcgagctgtccacttgtgatcagaTCACTCAGATCTGATTTCAACAACAGGTGAAAACTGGGCTACAGAGCTGCTAGCAAAGCCATTGGGGgggcatgtacacacacacacacacacacctctccttcattacaaacaattaaaacaatTGACTTATGTATAGGCCTAGtatagatagaaagaaatatagATAAAAATGTCTATAAAAATACAACAATTCTTGCAATGAAGGCAGTCTATTATTAATGGGTAACGTTAGTGTCTTCAAAGCATCCTGTGTACAGTCACATCTATACTTAAAGCTGTCCACTTCAagcactttattgtcattgtgtagCACAACGAGATTACTTTGTGACAGCCCAAGGGTGcgctaaaaagtgataaaatgcaTGTTCGGTAGTACtgaacaattaaaaaaatataaataaatctgtaaGTCTATCTAGAATACTATAAAATAACAACATaagataataatataaaaataaaataagctaaaaatataagtaaaagttaagtaataaaatatataaatttatATAAGATTTATAAATGAATAAGAGCTAACCTTATATAAATAGGAGCTAACCATAAGTGCACAAGTTGTGTTATAGCATCAGGGTTTCTTATTACCACATGGTTATGTTGCACAGTAGTATTACAGTAGTGTGATCTGAATTGGGATCGGATCGTAGCAAACATCTAAATATACCCTGCAACAGTATGAGTAGAATAAAATCTTGCTTCACCAATCACTTGGCACCTTGctgtaaaagtgtaaaagagGGATTTTGTCAAACACCTAAATATACACAGTCAATGAAAATGAAGGCCAAAAGGAACATATGTAGCTGAGTGACATATGTTCTGTGATAGAATGAGTAGTATTAAAAAGTGTACCTGTTCCATTTACCAATCGAGTGGACTGCAAAGAAGACCCTACACAAGTGACCTCAGCTGTAAAAGTGAGAGAGattttgttattaaaaaagCAACGGTATCAAATGTATGCTCTCACCAGACCACAAGAAGCAAACAGAAAATTGAGCGATGGCTTTTCTGGCTAACAGAAACCCCCAGTGAAAATTTGCAtcaaaatgttcccacattgACTTTAGTTTTTATCTTCCCAGTCTTGGGACATTACCACCACCTGTAGATCAGTAGAATAGTGTAAAGCCATTGGCATTTTGGCATGTTTGCACAAGACAAACAGAAAAGCCCACTTGCATaaaaatggctccatagcacTACTAGaggtcaaaaactccacaggggaCCTTTAAGTTTCAAAATAACGTCCATTTTAAAGTATTTGTGTGCAcagatgtatgtatgtttgcatGTGGAAAGAAGGGTGAAGATGCTTTATTACACAACCACTGATGACCACTGCCCTCTGAGTGGCTTAGAGTGGCTGTTGGTTGTCCCCctaaaaagggaaagaaaaactTTGTCACACATGTGGAgagcaaagacagaaaacaccCTACTTCTACTGTCTCTACTGCTGATTCTTACTGTTCTTGCTCTTATAAGTCTGCGTCAGATTCTCTGGACTGTCTGAGCCAATGCTCTTTGTGCAGATCAGCTGTCCCACGCACTCAGTGTCCACCTTCCTCTCCACCACCAGTCCATTGCGCACAATCATCCGTATGACGTCAGCGTCAACAGAGGCATAGACGAACGAGGTGTCATAAGGGGCGCGGAGGCAATGTCGCTGGATGGCAGCTACTGGGCAGGGGCCACAGCAGAATTTCCCTGCAGAGAAATATGTTTATTGTTGCATACTAATTAGTTATCCTTCGAAAATAAATCACACTATCCATTATGTTCCAATTCCTGTGACATTTACTCAAGAAGGAAGCTCTCACATTAAGCTTTGAACAGGCTCAATATTCCTGtccaaatttgaaaacattaaattgaACAATTTAAATACAAATGACAGCTATGGAAACAAACCCACTTGGGGCAAGGACCCACCTGCACTTTTCTCCTGGGGGGTCGGGTCCACTACCTGCCAGCCATCAAACCCTGCACCGAGGTCTGGTCTCCTCATCCAGCACTCCACCCACACATGGAAGTTCCTGCAAGAGGACACACAGGTACTGTATGGATGCACAAACACTCTAGACAAACGAGTATGCATACACCAATAAACATGGACATGCATGCACAGAGGAATATTATACATGATCACAGGCAAATGCACTAAGGTGACTAAgagcgttttcacacatacctcatttggtccagactttcggacttttcagtttgatccgaaccaaaattacaggtgtgaaacctccccaggaccacggtccggatcaaaagaccaaattttggtctgataaaaagaggtggtctcggtccggaccaaactgaaccatggtccggttcgtttatagtgtgaaagcattttttggatggttcggactttcggaccaaatagaagaagctctggcaggctctccttgtgttacaagaccggggaagctcctttaaggaatagctcagtgcttagtgtgtaggctacatgagagagtaacggtgaatgcgctcagagcagacagctgtcggctatcagagcagagaatacatcagcattttatttgttaagtggtagtaaatgtacagtgtaggtttccgtttgtctctgaataaattctccagaaagaaagttcccgtgtctcgcttctcaacatcacaacaaaacaaaaagagccacggcagtaggggagagcagcagtcagttgaaaaaactccgacacagagagaggatacgagaggacagggaagcctgtctacaaatCAATTAATTatcagtatctggagacgcagctcatgtatgtcatgacggcaggacgtagttttgtcacgtatagatctttagtgcgcttgcataactgcaatgtgaaaccaaaatttacaggatcaaatgttacaatgtaacaaaaacatgaaccttggtccggaccttggttcggactttcaggtgtgaaaacgccctaaggtGTTGATATCGATAATGTAGGCCTCTACACTTCTCTGGATTTATATGTTCATATAAAACAGTCATTAGGTAAATGTTAAAACAGACACCAATATACTGAATTATAATTTTAACAAAATTCAATACAGTGCCCCTTAAAAAATTCAGTTTGAAAGTAAATTGTCAAATCGTCCTGATGGCTAAACAAGTAAAATACCAACTGTTATCTTTGTGGTTTGACAGCAAGAAACACCAACCAAATGCTGTCGTTATTGTTGAGGTTGAGCTTTTCTCCTGTGCTGGAGTAACATTCTTCAATGTTTAGGTTGCCATCTCCATCATGGGCTGCATTAAAAACTGTCACCACCCTGGAGGGAATTCCCAGCACTCTCATcactggggaaaaaaagtcagtctTAAACACTAAACGGACCAAGATTCTGAAATCATTTGTATTGACAAATTAAGGCCTGAAATGTTAAGTctgtttagtaaaaaaaaaaattctaattaAGTAATGAAgtagtgatgatgatgatgatgatgatgatgatgatgatgatgatgatgatgatgctatAATAAAGGTCAGTTCatccaaaataataataataaaaacacattttctctctGACCTCTAATGGTATCTAGCCATGCaaatacagttttagtttactaGTTTTTACCACAGACATAGTAGCTATGAAAACTGTTTACATCAAGGTTTATCTGAGGTGAGTGAGAAAATATATTTGTCTGTAATTGAGGTAAACCATCTGTCcctttaatgaaaaaaaaaaaaatgctttaataACACAGTATAAATTGAACAAGAAATATCACTATGCATCCCACAAGAAAGAGttaagagaaagagaaataatTAACATAATTTAAATTACCGGATGACCAGCCAGTTCACAGAAAATCAGCAGGTAATTGCCACTGTAATTATTACGGGGGTGAAGGTAAAAATCTATCTTCCAAAATATATTACATACTCTCATTTGTCTCCTTTAGGTGTTCAATTAGATTGACATTTGGTGACTGTGAGGACCATAGCAGATGATTCACATATTTTCCATACTCAAACCATTCAGTGACCCTTCCATTCTCTATGGATCATCTGCATTcattacatattgtatgtatgtattttgttttgtcgAAAATTGTAATTTTATAGTATTGTTTAATCATCCTCTTCTCCAtactttgttatttttattaatttaaagtCATTGTTTCTCTGGATAATTATTTTGAGtatgtgtctaaaatgttgtaTATTAGGATGTATGTTTTCAATaaagttgtgaaaaaaaattgatttctgGAAGAATGAGCGAGATGAAACTGATAAATAACAGACCATTGCAAGTATCAATCTTctagtttaaaaaatgtttaggTGAGTTTAGCTTATCTTATCAGCAACATTGTAAGAAACAGAAACCTTTGATAACTTTCTGACTCCAATTCCAATTCAATGAGATGTAGTGCAATTGCTCGGTGTTGGAGATAGCTCAGTAACACTTGAATGTCATGGTTTTAGCATAAATACACTCGTGGGTCCTAATTGTTCAAAGTACCTGTGCAGAGGACAGATGCAAAGACCCAACACTGTCCATAGCGCACGGGGCTGTAGTTGGACGAGACCCATTGGTGAAGGATGTCGGCGCTGCCACTCCACTCTGTAGGCTTGATACCATCTTTGTAGCTGCCCTGCCACTTCCCCTCCAAGATACCCAGGTCATCATTACAGTTTACCTTGGACAGCAGGAGACACATTactgacctttttttttcttcattgtgAATCTGCACAGacaattgctcttcaataaatcCCAGCCATGTAATTGATAATATTAGtaaaggatgatgatgatgaatcatTTTATTTCGGTTAACACACATGAAAGAAACAATTATTTCACACAATTTGCCACCGTAGATAACCGAAAAAGGAATAGGCTGAAgccaaggcttttttttttttttgtctatccTATAATCCCCATAGAATCACCCAGAAATCcaacaaaactaaatgaaacTAAATACTTGAGTACAATAATAATTAGTAagtagttttacattttaatcaaaTTACTTCATAACCCTTCattattttagattttaaagcttttttgaaACTCAACGAGACGTACACACTTTCAACTCATCATTAAGTTCATTCCATAATGTAACCCCCAAAACTGAAAGTAATCTAAATTTGACATTAGTCCTCACTTTACCAGTTTCAAAGATAGATGATCGTCTAAAATTATAATGACCTTctcttaattaaagaaaaaaaaatgaatacagaCAGGAAGGCCATTTTTTTCACAActcgaaaaagtatttccaAAGTTTTTAAATATACAACATCTGGAAGGATGTGGCATGAGTgggaatgcatgtgcatgttttTACATATTCATCGCACACACAGTGTTTGTGAGTGTTGTTTCTCACCATAGCACAGATCACCCTACTGAGGTAAACAGGGTCTGCCCGTAGACTGAAGTCATTGTCTTTGTTCCTGAGGTGCTGTGGGCTGACCTGTAGGAGCGTCAGACATGCCTCTAAGACCCCAGGCTCATACTGCACACATGGAAACAACAAATTTAGCTGTGCTGTATTCCTACCTGCAAATAATGCTGTGATTACACATGATCCATTCACGACAGCTGAGCGTCACATACCTGACCAAAGGACCAGGGCCGCCGTCTAACATTTAGATGGGTGCCCATAAAAACCAGCCCGTAATCACTCTTGACATACTCTTCAATTTGAGCATCCACTGGCATGTACACTGGATCATCTGAAAGGCAAAAGCAGTCGTGTGGAATGACTTCTACAACAAGTTAAGAGCAAAAACTGtagacaacaacaggaaggagTATTACTACATGGACCCACCTTTTAGCCAAGGGTTGCAGAGCAGCACAAATGTTCCCACTGCATAGCTCCTTCTGTTCTGTATGGTCTCTATGTGGACCACAAGGTTATACAGAGCCACTGCGGATTGAACAGGGGAGCAGATGTGGATGGTGACTGAGTGAGGCTGTATGTCGCCTGGGTAGACTTTGGCTGACCAGCTTTTTGGGTCGGATCGCTCGTCAGAGAACTTAACTGGGAAGCTCTCTGACAGATGGCCTGTATGGTGAAAGAAAACACTTGCAGTTTACTTAAAGTTAGATGACAACTTTTGAATGAAGTAATAACATAATAACAGTTGAATTCATGAGAAACAATTCCAAATTCAATACATCGCTATACAGCCTTACTTGGTGTGGTATGACCTTCTTTTTACAGTCACTGGGTATGACCAGcagcttatggtggctaatgcATCATAGACATTACAGAGACAGCTGACTTGATGAATGACTGACTCTAACTGCTACTGCTACACTGTTTTAGCATTTACCTTTATAACATAATAGTCAATTTTGGCCACAGTGGCCGGTGAGTTTAAGCAAAAATGACATAGTTTCACTTTAAGCCTAATGGCATGTAAGGTAAAGTTTTGCCACTAAGCTACTGGTACCAGACTAACTACCAACTActcataccagaccaagtaaggCTGTAGCAACAACACCTTGTGTGTATTGGATTGAGCAAGCGTGCTTTGTATTGCCTatgaatgtaataataataataataacaatgcaCTTTATTGCAGACAAAAGTCCATATAACACATCATACAGTATAAATAGTATAAAAAAGGAGATATaagaatacataaaaaaattgcATATTAGCCTATAGTATATACAGGCTATTACACCAATGCCGTCTTAACCTAGAAGTGTATCTATAACAGCTTTTCAGAGGGCTGACTAGGGCTTCAATTATGTGGTTCTCTGACTTGTCCAGGCGACACATGAAACTAAACATCAGTTGTCTTAAGAGTGCCTCACTGTGtaacttttcatttgtaagattaagacaaaaaaataatctttgataCCTAGCGAAACATCCAGCACCAGCCTCTCTGTGCTAGGGTTCAATGACCAGGTGCGAAACAGCAGAGTCAGTTTGAAAGGTTTCCCTCGTCGCACCACCAGGTGCTGTTTGCTGAGCCCCTGTGTCTCATGGGAAATGTGGTTTTCATTAGCCTTAAAGTCGACGAACTTCAGTTGGCAGTGGCTACCGTGAGTGCCTGGAAAAACAGATGACGTGTTATAAAAACCACATTCATCTGAAGAGTGTAGAAACAACAATCAGTTCaatcacagacaaacaaactgcGGGTGTGCATCAGAAAAAGTGGATGTACCCCATTTAATTATCACTACAACAAAGAGTAGGCTAGACTGATGTGCACCTCCACAAAACGTATCCATCCATTACTCTCCTTATAGGCTTGCCTACAACATAGccataaaacaatataaaaatatattttagagGAAGTTCAAGGATGTCATAGTCCCTGTTGCAACAAATGCCCCCAGTCTATCAGTAACATCAATGTTAAAGTAGCGGGAAGTTTGCCAAAATACAGCGTTCATTTTGCTGTACAAGCGAACCGTTGTTAACATTCTTTCCACTGACTGTTTGGGTGACTGGGAAAACACGTAATGTGGGCTGACAAGCAGGTTTGTCTACTGACTACTACTGGGCTAGGCCTTGTGCCCAGCTGATcatcaatctaaaaaaaaatcctaagagttcatgaataattatttatttgaaatttaaacaaaacattaaatatattaacacaACTCTGACTACCTTACCAATTTATCTTATTTCCCTTACACAGttgtttaatatatttaataaatactcaacaaaataatcagttcacacaGATACTTCAGGTTAATCACAAACAGCAAAGGAAACTCTGCcacaatgtgcatgttttcTATGCTACTACCCAGCTAACAATTTATGGTTCCCAGAACATTCTGGGAATGTTTGGTTGCGGGAACCTTTAGGGAACGTTTCCCTAACGTTGCTTTTTTACATTCACTAACCTTATCAGCAGTTCAGGAgagtgatggcagtgggaaaACTATagtttctattctattctattctaagtATATATTTAGAATAAGTGACTGCACCAAGGAGAGGGAAatagttttgtttattttgcaaatggcaataaataattttaaatattttagtgttggaataa
The genomic region above belongs to Sander lucioperca isolate FBNREF2018 chromosome 12, SLUC_FBN_1.2, whole genome shotgun sequence and contains:
- the LOC116040865 gene encoding protein-glutamine gamma-glutamyltransferase 5-like, producing MQQRTYTTWGTHGSHCQLKFVDFKANENHISHETQGLSKQHLVVRRGKPFKLTLLFRTWSLNPSTERLVLDVSLGHLSESFPVKFSDERSDPKSWSAKVYPGDIQPHSVTIHICSPVQSAVALYNLVVHIETIQNRRSYAVGTFVLLCNPWLKDDPVYMPVDAQIEEYVKSDYGLVFMGTHLNVRRRPWSFGQYEPGVLEACLTLLQVSPQHLRNKDNDFSLRADPVYLSRVICAMVNCNDDLGILEGKWQGSYKDGIKPTEWSGSADILHQWVSSNYSPVRYGQCWVFASVLCTVMRVLGIPSRVVTVFNAAHDGDGNLNIEECYSSTGEKLNLNNNDSIWNFHVWVECWMRRPDLGAGFDGWQVVDPTPQEKSAGKFCCGPCPVAAIQRHCLRAPYDTSFVYASVDADVIRMIVRNGLVVERKVDTECVGQLICTKSIGSDSPENLTQTYKSKNTEVTCVGSSLQSTRLVNGTARCQVIGEAGGMSPGLEVSLRIDGVPSVGKSIVMCVTVRNQSSRPRVLLEHLNAQLKEYNSNPQESFWKAHNEVHIQPDEVLLLHHTILPSEYESVLAANDIVNMAVVIKDVRTKERALAMQEFNLRSLDITIEIKGGDSIQIKTEHKAQVFFINKLSKTLNGVVLTVEGSGLLQGKQEARMISLQPDEKIEKTVSIMATSPGTKLLMATLSHSNSANMVSRSFHKVSVITA